AGAAAAAAATGGCGAGGCTTGCACTAAGTGGCGCAAGGTTTAAAACAGCGAAGTTGGACGACTCCAAGTCTAATCTGGTTTCTGTTAGGTTGTTGCTAGACTTCAGCAAGGTGGTGCTAGGCTGttcctaggttgcttctcagcgcagagagattcgaattaaaccacagacagtcacagacacgacacggatgtccaaactccagagacagaaactcgcgctgaaaccgagcgttcgcacctctcatagatctacaggcacgtcgttGTTCGCATAGGGCTTCCATcgtttcggggtcttctcgccgccgcCATTGCCTttgccgttccctagtattctctcgttgcacgtacccctgaagcactccgtacagatgcttcagcgaagctgaatcgtgcggccacggtgtttatcaccGGGCTACATCCCGATGGTTTATTAacgcttttctcaattactggtcaCGAACGTCTAGAAatattaattggtgtttgccgcccgtctgttgcctacttcatttttagtgtaccagcagtgagtagtgggatttgcccaatgtatgtgacacatacccgttcatgatgatgatagcttttgtacacatttgtacaAGCCATAGTTtttacggtcggcttaaacaacttcgctgttaaagttGTGGTAGCACAACAGATCAAGCAATTTCCCAATGCAAGAGAATCGAGAAATGGGCTAGATGTCTCCCGCTTTTTTcgtatttgtatgtgtgcgcttaGATCACTTAAACCATGAATTCCCCAGTGTGCAGGCAGGTTGAGTAAGCCGCCTTTTCATAACGATCTTCAAGTTTCGTGTACCTCGAACTCTGGAAGACCGTGCATGCAAAAACGCCTACCTCCATCTCTTTTTCTTAGCAGGACAATATTGAATACGAAGTCAGAATAAATTACAAGATAAGCACTGAAGACTTGCTTGTTGAGTGAGTTAGTTGCCATACTAACGTGGCAGACGCCGTGAATATGATGTCCGAGATGGCTGTTTCTATTAAAATTTATTGCTTCTGCAGTTTCACGCGGGTGTCTGTCATCATGTTTCCACGTCACCTTTGGCTCCGCGTCAACAACTTCGAAATGGCGGTTATGGCTCGTGGCCTCGTGGCGTCGTATGAAGCACCGGGTTGGCAGCGTTTTCAAacttaaggggtactgacacaaaaattttggcctcgtgtttttttgctgcagtgtgttgctgggggcctgttagtcataacacggcacatcgtttgctatAACTAATTACAgtctcctcattaccgaccagcgtcagtttcggtttcaaaaacgacaagcctccgggtgcaactttcaccacctagcgggtgcagcgatCGCTCACGttagcacacagaactgtgacgcactacCGCGCGGTTCGAGAGAAGCCGCCGAggagtaggctgctggagcgaacgcgaaaaaaaaaatggcggctatgacgtcatcataacttgttgcagcgtggtcacgcgaggaagtagggggtcaccaagggtcacctttgaAGGTGTCAATAGCGCGATGGtatcgatcgctcacgcaaacttcaaaattcatttaaaatacacTCCAAGCTACAATCGCTGTTGATatattgcagatgatatacgcatgttcacgggaatcgatcccgcaggctatctcggccgcgaaattttgtgtcagtacccctttgagaTTGTAAAAAGCGTGCATTACGCCGCGCTTTTCGCAGGGCTTTAGAATTTGCTTCTTCATTACATGACCTAACTCACATTGGCAGCCAAAGGGGCGTGTCCGCGCTAGTACGCGCGCTGCGATTGGTGTAGCCGTCTTTAATAAGAAGTCATAATATTTCTCCAATGCGTCTCGTCAACCACTCGCGTTCGTCCGTTGTACCGTGACGTAACAGATCGCGCTAGCGGCGTGTTCAATTGCTCTTTGGATTCTCCGTCGGTCGGATGCCTGTCGTACGTTCCAAAGAGGAGCAGTGGCTGTACGCGGAAGGTCGGGGCGCACGGAAGAGCGAGTCTACACGTCCCTGTAGAATCAGTGCCACCAACGATGATCGGGCAAGTGAAGCTAAACGCACGCTCCACGCCTCGCCCTTGGAACGCTTCCACAGCGTCGCTGGCCTTCCCTCTTCAGAAACACTTGCAAGGGCTccaatttctttattttattcGCTCACGCAAAAAACGGCAGGACGAAATACACGTGCAGTCCGCGCGCTCATGTGTATTTTATTTTTcactcacgcgaacgccgcaaggacgaagtgcaCGAAGTAGACGTGCATCTAGCACGCTCACGTATATTTTTGTTCATTACTCACGCCacaccgcaaagacgaagtggacgAAGTACATTCGTATTTCATTTCGCACGCTCATTTTTGTACCGCATGTATTATACCTCATTTTCTGTACGTCACACGACTTTCAAACGTAATCATTtatggttttcgccttaaaattacTTAACTTTAAGTAGCCGAGCTTAAGTACTTTCGTTGTTGAAAACCTCGAACTTTTTATATTTCATACGATTACAAGTGGTGCAGAGTCTCAGTCTTCTCGTCAGACACGTTTCGTCAAACGTAGAACTTGTTGACtgacctatagtcggatacactTTTAGAAGTCTGCGCAACTTTCTCCTCAAAGGCGTAtgtacacaagcctgcaccaatgagcgcgcactccagactcacgtcatgagccggacggccagtgaccccgccttcggagagcaTTGCCTAGAGCAATGAGCGGGACGATCCCCTGCCGCGTTCAGTCATCTGggctggcataggcgtgcgcagggttccccatcaggggttGGGGCGAAGgtccatcgcagcgcccccccccctactaagtcaatgtatggggcaggtaTTGCGCCCCCTttaggtgaatggggggggggggggctgccgccCCCCTTGACCCCCCCTCCTGTGCGTACGCCTATGTGGGCGGGGCCTCTACGGACTTCTTAAGCTGCATCCGACTATACGTCAAATATAAATCACACACAGACATAGCATTAAGGCACTAGCCAtcctttattttttatatattttttttagaaGTACACCATCGTTTCATGTTATTCACACATTCGCCGCACACAAAAAGGTGTCATCAGTCGCACACATCACCGGCAAATCTGTGCAAATTGAAACACATAAAAATTGCGGcacttctttaaaaaaagaaggccCACTTTTAAAACAGGCAACGCACAATACTTGAGACGCATTTTTAACAAACAGTAGGGCAATGAAAGGACACTAAACACAAATATTAGTGTACTGCATTAGTTAATTAGTCTTCAGAAATAGCTCACGAACCACTGTTTATTTCATTAAAATCCTGGTAAGAGCACGAAAAGCGACAAAAAATGAAAGTATCGTCGCAATGCACAAAAAGTCTTCGCACCGGCATGGCACGATGTTATCACGCTTCACGATGCATCTATCAAACTGATTGATTGTTCGTTGGTATATAGGGACTATGCTGTATTCAATTATCTGAAGACTCAACATGGCAAAATTTAGGAAACCTATTCGGCgcccaaaaagaaaaagatcaggTGGTATCGCATTCTCGCGTTCAGAGTGAATTCTCTTGCAAGCATTACAGCCGAACTTCTATAAAACAAGCATAACctcaaattttaaaaaattttatGAAACTCTCGCAGCTTACAACATGCCATATAAGAATGCCACAAAATGGAAATGCGACAAAAAATTCAAACGGCTTGGGTTTGCGCATAGCAAGTTCTTAGTTTTACAGAGTGTCATAATTAAACCATTAACAAAAGCTACCTTCCTCCAACGTTTTCCTTTATGACAAAAAATGCCGCAATTATTTCCAAGGACGCTTGTGCCGTATGACTTGGAACATAGTTTCCATCGAAATGAAcaaatctacagaaaaagcacatGTTCGTGGACAGAACACACGTCAGCAGCACAACCTCACCAATCGTCTCTCGACATCCTCACTCCTTTTGGGTTCACATCAAATTAAATTACGATAACTCTTTTACGTTTTTTGTTATCTGATCATCATTCAGCGCCTTGAGTATTCACCCTTCAGCGTCGAGTTTTGTACATCACGTTACCTTGATTCCCGCAAGGCTTAACATTTTCCGGAGAAAAACCAGGATCGTTGATGCTTTAGAAATAAATACAATCTATATTTAACTTTTCAAAAGCATGTCACCTATTTTCCTCTCTTAACTGTCTTTAAAGAggcactgacacgaaaattttcatttgtcgtttccttgcatcaaatgaaaggacAAGTCCTCAAGAgccagaaaatgtactgctaagcatgAGTGcaacctgaaaaagtaattacagtatgtttttaaaagctagtttcgtttcctactgtaccctgacgtcacaacacgacaTGAGCTtgtcgtcacgtgctcgcacaagatCATGACCTTTCCACgaccgctccgcaccgtggctgttgatgacgcacaagcggccattttcaATGTTTTGGCGATGAAAAAGCTgccattttgaaagttttggtacctgacgtcatcacacttAGCCAGAttgctgcatgaagtcaccggaattagtactgtagcctgacgtcaagcttgTGTCGATGTCGGTAGACGCGCCATGAGAAAATAGACTTTAATATcacaataaaatatcttatcagcatttgctgagcttcacacttgctcagagctgccTCTGTACAGAAGATTTGTAATGCAGAGTAAACATGTCTTCGAAAAAAtgctgtcagtacccctttaaagcatgTGAATTTGTACACCTGAATCATTAATTTTTTCAGTTTTACCAATTATTCGTGTTTGTGCATTCATCAGCACATTTCCTTTCGATATAGCAATGTGTGATTAATTTCACATTCTAAATTATTTTCAAACGCACATGCCAACAGAACTGAACATGCCAACAGGCCACATAAAAATGCACGTAATGCTGATAAGACACGGACCCTTTCTTTCTGGCTTTCAATTCATGAAGTAAACAAAATTCACGAAGTCAAAGTGAATGAGGGGTACGTTTAAATAGATATGTATAAACAATGTAGATTGAGCAGGAATGACTATTTGCTCGACAAAATCAAACCAGCAGTCACAAGTCTGCTAACGTAATTcatttttaccacttacgcgaGACAAGGAGTGTGCAGGTACTACGTGCTGTCCACAACAAGTACCAAAAAAATACAATTCACAAACACTTAGAAGTAGATCATGAATATAGGAAACAGCACTGGACACCTAAATGCATTTTCCCATACAGAAGCCACGTACACCACAAAACAGCAAAACTGTGTGTCCTGTACATATGAAAAAGGTGCATATATTATTATCAACTGACTAGAGAACAACCGCTTGAAGACAACTAACAGCAAACCCACGTATTTACGTTTCATGAGGGGGTTGCAAGAAATACACATACACTTTCATAAATATGCAAATTCACAACTGTGCCAAAGATCACATGCGCCTTCGCATCGCTCATGGTCGAATGTGAAGGCCTTGGTTAGTTGACTAAGAGAAGGTGTATTTTCACGACACATAAAAGATCTAAATTATGTTTTTAAGTACGCAGTGTGAATTCATAAAGAGAAATTGCAGTTTAAAGTTGTGGCCATATTGATACCTCCGATTTTTGCCGGCTGGATTATCCTTACACCCAAGGACGTGGCGGTCTTTCGTATTTCGCCCCAGAAATTTAGCGAATGTTCCAGGTCTTCAGTCCTTACAGGAAAGACATACATAATTATAGAGTTGCAGTCGTATTTTCCGGGTGGTTCCTTCCTTTTAGTACCGAATCTTACAGCTACACACCGCCACCTATCTCATACACAGTTTACGATTTCAAAAAAGGTGGCACTCTAAAGCAGTGGCAGTTCCCAAGTCTAAGCAAAATCATAATCCGGTTCCCACAGTATACTGCTAAACAAGTAATACACTTCTGCAACCGTATCGACTTAGGCAATTGAACCAATGTCAGAGTGCCGGCTTTTCTTTCTGTAGAAGTTCGAGTCACTCTGACACTGTGTCACCCTTACTCGTCAGCTCAACTGAACTGAATATTTTAATCTACGTAAATTTCACTGGAAGACATTTGCAACAATGTCTCTCTTTATTGTACGAGAATAAGGTCAGATCATCGAACCGAGAATCCTGTCACATGCAGTGTTCATGTGCAATGCGCAGGCGTGAACCTCGTGTGTGCGGAAACGACACATAAAAGTGTGAAATATTGAAAAGTACACAATAAGAAACGCTACTCTTATTTCCACAGTCACGAAGTGCGTTATGTCTCTCGCAAGACGTGCCAGACATGGcttcttattttttgtttcttgtgGCAGTAACGAGGGGCGTGCGCAATCAAAGGCTGGCCGATTCCCTTGAGAGCTAACATGACGCCAGAATAAATAAATGTGTGACACTCTTCAAGATGAAACACACTTCGTTCAGTCAAGATGCATGAAACCTAATCACAAACAAGTGCGTTGCATAAATACACATCAAGACAACGCTGTCCTCACAAACGAGAAAATACCTGTATACTGAAAACTTCCATTACATAACGTACCAGGCCATAACAAGGGGCAGCGTCAAATCCCGAGATATTGCAAAACATTGGCGAAAGTGTCAACTTAATTGTGGCCTACCTACGTGTGACCAAAAATATTGATCGGTGCTCTTAGACCAAATCACGAAAGGCGGGTTGGTGGTCCACTAAGTTCCCCACAATATGCTGGTGTTCGGGTGTCAATTTTTCTGAGCGGCACGCCATCTCTCGGGGTTCTGCCGTCATCGTAATAAGACAACTTCTATAAGTATCCAGCCAAGAGAAAACGCAGTCACATTCAACGCATCACAACAATGAGTAATGAACAGAAGAGGGATGACGAAACCAACACGAAGAGTGCATATAACATCGTGCATGGTCTTCTCAGTGTGCAATGGGAGAGTGACTAGCAATAAGCACATCGCCTCCCTCTAAACGTGACCTCAGCCACTAAAAATGACACAAGACAAAGAGAACTTGCAATGTTCAAAACATCACCAGGTGATGAGTGCGTTGACAACGAGCTCGCTGGTCACGTGCGGCAGAGCAAGAAGTGTGAGCACTGGTAAAACCCCTCACCTTCTAGGGTAAATTGCATGCTTGTCTGTGAGCGATTAAGACGTATTCACGACAACGACTAAAGCCCACGGACCTTTACGAAGGGAGTGGGTGCCTAGACTAGATGAGAACGCGCACGTGTTCACGTCACACGTTTTGCTGCATTATTTCGTCAGGTACAATCTCAAGATTGTGATGCAGAGTGGGTGGATGTTTTAAAAGTGTTGAGCACGAGTCACGGCTGTGCGCTAGTGTGTGCGTCCACCACCTACAAGTTTAACGACGCCTTCTACAGGCTTGAGACGAACATACGACGAAAGGTTCTTCGCAAACAATGACATTTCCTCGGGATATCATCATTCATGTGCATGAGCAAATTGCTTTCAGGCAATATATCAATATATCTGGTCACGTACGACCACCTGAGCACAAGATACCAAGAATGGTACTAATGTGCAACACTTTTTGCCGACTCTCCTTAACCaacacattcaacaattcatCAGCGAGCTCTCGGAGCTCTCCACCAAACACATCAACCTACATCAACCTAAAGCATCAAATGAGGTGACCCCAACAGAGGTGACTCCCTCTATACTAATAACAATAAATTATTTCTCCCAGCCATGTACGCATTTCGGCGCACTTTCTCGATATCCTTGCTATTAATTACCCCAAAATTACTCACTAGGAGATGGAGGCTTTAAGAAATTAATATTCCTGAACAGGGATTATCGCCGGAGGCAACGTTTCAACAACTGTTGCCTTGAAGAGGACAACACCTTGAACAAGACAagatcacttgtcgaaacgttgcctccagcgacACGCCCTGTACAAGAACATTAATCTCTTCAATGTTTTCGTGATACACGAAGCATTCTTGCCATCTAAATCCGCATAAGCACGTCACATGTGGTCACGACAGTCAGTATTTTTCAGAAAATCGCGACTACGTATGATTACTTTCATTGTCATTTTGCATACCAGCTGCTGCGAAACCGCAAGATCATCCTCACGCCGTATATAATGCGGGTGACAGAGATATTCAAAAGAcgttgaaaaaaaaggaaggtgcaGTACGCTTATTGCCACAGATGCTGCTGGCGAATGAACGAAGCCTCGAGATACACATGACAAATGAATGTCGCCAAACTTCCCGCAGCCGTAAACTGTTCAAGAAAGGGCATTCACCTGTTTCGGACATTTTTCTGATGAGATTCAAATATGTACCATATACTTGAAAGCAACGAGCATCTTCCAGTTTGTATACGTCAACTACAAACAATGAGCACAGACTTGCCTTTCAACTTGCTTCGCTCTTCAAAGAGGAGCACGAATAAATATTACAAATGCATTCTCGGTGGTGTTAACGTCATCGCCTGAAATGTGTGGTCAATTTATTATGGGAAATAAATAAAGTGAAGTTTGTATTGCCAGACAATGTCGTTGCTATCATGGCAAGCACACATCGGACTCCATGTCTGTCTCGTGGGCTGTTTTGCACGTTGTCAGGGACGTTGCATTAGCAAATGGCGGACGTGAAAACACTGTGGATTGCATAGCTGACCGTGCATTGCTAATCTGCCCCGCTCAGTGTTTGATTAGAACTTCTCGTGTATATTCTGGCACTAATGTCAATGTCCCACCGTCGGCCAGAAGTACAGAAGGCTAGCAATGGCTTGTTTTCTACAATAATTGTCATTACATCAACAGTGACAGTGTTATAGATAGCAAACAAGTAAATTTTAAAGTTGCAAAGCTACTGTGCTACATGCACTACATGTACGAATCGATTTTGCTTCTTTTCTTGTATTTGTCATCGCTATTTCGTCAAACTGAGCACAAGATATCCTGAAAACACTGATACCACAACATGTTGTAAACCAAATAagcctcacatttttttttttgtttcatctgCTGATCACCTTGTGATACAATTCGATCCATACCCTTTACCCTTTTATGCGTGTCCTTCTTTTCCAATGTGGATACTGAAAGGTATTATGAAAGGTGACACTGCTGGGCTGGGAAGGGTCAAAGCTGTCTTCAAATTTTTAAGTAATCTTCGCAAAGAGTCCTACATGCATATGTCACAAATGAAAAACGGTGAATTGCTTAACCGCGCGGTACTAAACGGTTAGAAGTGCGGAAGTATCGAATACTTCCCGCTTCATATTGCTTGCCGCTACACTTCTTTTGTGCGTCACTTGTGCATAGCTACAAAATGAATGCCGATAAGGGTACCAATGGGTACTCATTCATGGAATGGCTTGCACCATAACCGAGCAGGAGTAAATGACAAACGAAGAAACAACAGACAGAAACTATTGTCCTCATTTGTTGTTTCTTTATGTGTCCTTGTCGCCAACTGCGCTATGCTCCAAGCTATCCCAATACAATGATAAACCACAATGCAGTGAAAGTTTACAAAACAATGAACACGCTACGACACAACCAACGAAGATTTGCTCATGCGTTCTTTCATGCGTTCTGTACAGAGTCGTTCCGCAATCACAACATTAGATAAGCCCATCCCAACCTTTTTGTAGTGGAGATTGCGTGAATAGTGAAGTTTTCCAAATGAATCAAACAATAAAGTTTAGGTAAACGAGATTTCATATTCACCCAATGAAATTCGGCATATCTTTATCGTTttccaagagagagagaaactgagACCAGCGGAGAAACAATTCTGAAATTTTTTCGCAAGCAAAGCTATATGGAAGTCCACTTAGTTGAGCTGCTCCTCAGTGAGCAAAAAAATGAAAGGTCACCAAAATTCGCAGTTGCTGTACAAAGGGCGGTGGAGGTGACCGACAGATCAAGTGCTCTGTTCTGCGATCATAGTAGGAACCGTCTGCAAGTTCAGTAGTTATGTTCGTTTTGCTGTGCTAAGATCTCGAAACAAAAATCTGAACACGTATTGCAGTCAATTAGATCATTGTCTCATTTCAAAAATTCCAGTTCTAGCACTATGAAAAATTAGCTGCTTAAGTCTTGCGTCGAAAAATTCAAATGCTTCATTTTTGACAAAGAGCACAATTTTACCGTAAGTACCCACGTGTTTCTTGAATCAAATACTTTCACATAAAACAAAATACATCCCATTCTCATTAGAAAACTTCGAATATTCACGCACCCCTCCTTACAAAttaaattttaaaaaagaaaataacgcaACAGACATGGAGACCGAGCCCACAGTGCGACGTCATTGTTCACTTGCGCCCTCCCGCGGGGTCGTTCGCCTTGGCCGCGATGCCCTTGGCACCGGCGAAGAAGACCCGGTCGAGCAGCGACTGCTTGGAGCGCCTCCTGTGGGCGTAGACGTCGCGGCAGAGGTCGGCGAACGCCTGCGCCACCTGGTGCACCTGCTCAGAGGCCGTGAGCTCGACGAAACCGTCGTCCGCATCCTTGGCCAGGATCTCACCTTCTTCCGTGCTCACCTGGCGAGGCAAAGTAGCAGTGGTACAGCAAAGACTCGTTCAggatttcatgggaccggaaaaactctccgaattaaccgaatgccgaattatcgaaagcgTCAAGACAACAATAAATAAATTACTATTATATCAATGCACTCtcattttcttgaggaatacgtaAATTCAGTAACTAtgttgcataagagcagtgcaaaagTCTCAATTTTCATCATTTGCAACATCCATCACAATGTGAACGCGGCCCAAGAATCCCGTGTCTTAATCCGAAATGTGCTCTGAACCCATACTTCATTACGTACCAACAACGTCATtatggatggcgaccacgcctctCTGAGAGCCTGCGGCCGTTTCGAGTaaccgcgaacgccgttttctttCCTCGGCATTGCCCacttgcggcgcttcgcgctcggcgcgctccgaggatagtccgaattaactgggttgcggccaaataccACCGAATTATCGAGAGTTCGATGCCATTAAACATTGCATATgatggccgggaccagagaacacatcGGAATTATCCTatttttcgaattaacgagcttttactgttgACCTAAAAGCCGGTCATTTCCCCTGGCGGAGAATATTGTGTGGGTATCGAAACAGCTTTGAGCCTGTCtagaaagtcccttttgaataAAGCATATGCTCCTTTCAAGCTTTCCGTTTGACCAGCACGGTACCTGCGTCTTTTTTCCCGCATCCTCCGTTTCGTGAAATGCGTCGCCTTGTCTTGCTTGCCACATCCGCTTGGCGTTTAGCGCgcgatcttaattggtgtttgctgcccgtgtgttcccttcttcattttcaatagaccagtggtgagtagtagcgTTTGCCCAATTTATCTGGCACATGCGTTTTTGTCTGCTCACAGGGAACCCCAGCTATTACAGCTCCACTGTAAGGTAATGTTTGCTTTAATCTTGGTTGGTTGCTTGTCTTGGTTTAgcatcccaaagcgactcagcctATGAGAgacgtggagggctccggataacttcggccacctgggtttctttatcgtgcactgacatcgcacagtacacggtcttctagcatttcgcctcgatcagaatgtgaccgccgcggccggaatcgaacccgcgctaCGCGGGTCAGCCCCCAAGCACCGCAGCCACTGATCCACAGCGACGGCTATGTGtttgttttaattacacacaCGCACCTTGTATATTCAAATCATACAACAGTACCTATTGCAGCCCAGCTAACAGCTCAAGCACTTCAAAGGCTACTTCTGCTAGACAGTAAGAAACGGTGTAAAAAAAAGGTACGCAACTCGATTATTCGTTTTTGGTGTAATTAACGAAATTTTTAGCCCTTTGTATACTGCCCCTTTGAGATGTGTCTAGTTTTtatatttcttattttttatatttgatgtatttattattcattttccttttattatttatgttgtcTCATTCAAATTCATACATAAATTTCTTGGATCGCTTTCGATTAGAAATCAAACATCGccgtacacacacgcaaaacaTGGGCGGGAGGAGTATAGAGGAGATGAACGCATCCTAAGTAGTAGTTCCTGCTCATTGGGCTGTACTCTCCATTGGCGCCCTCACCTGCCTGAGGTGAATGAGATCTGCCTTGTTGGCCACGATGCAGACTGGCGCCGGCACGGGTGCCTGCTGCGTCTGGGGCTGGTGGgcaccgccaccaccgccggcCCCTGCAGGGCCGCCGCCCGTGTTGGACAGCGTGACCGCCCTCTGCAGGTTGGGCAGCGTGTTGTTCAGGTGGCGGCGCAGGAGGCCCAGGTAGCGGAAGCTGGCTCGGTCCACGATAGAGTAGACGAGCATGAAGCCGTCCGCCCACTGCAGGATCTCGTCCCGGGGAAGCTCATCCTCGCTCTGGAGAGGCAGCAGAGAGACGGAGGAAGTCGTCACATAAGGAAGTAATCAGGCGCAACTTAGCGCTGCGTCACAATGCTCCTTCAGTGCTGCTCCTGGGGTGTGGTTTATGAGTATTATGGCGAAATCCTTTGATTTCTCGTCAAAcacgaaaaatgaccgtcggcggcgtcggcgtcaatgcAAAAGTAATGCAAAGACATTCATCTCATGACGTTATCGCATAACTTCACAGGTTGCAAAAGTTTGTGAAGTTATAATGACATCATTGCGACGTCGCTATGATGTCACACCACGTGACATCACACAGTGACGCCATCGCACGACGTAGTTGCTTGCAGTagggtacgaatttgggctggttggttcattatttccagtagaaaacagcgctaaaaagacggatCGAAGGAAGGACACAGGCCACGACGGACACAGACCACAGCAccgtggtctgtgtcctttcttcatCCCttcttttttagcgctgttttctactggatagtcgcttggtcaaacgtcgGCTTATCTCGAAGGCggtaaaaccacgtgaggtgcaaaagctttctggagggggggggggtgaggctaAGGTAGAATCATAACACTCGATTAAGAAGACGAAGCAAAAGACAAAAATGACTCGcgttcgagtcgtgttaggcgatTGCATAAACAATAAGGACAATGCTACTTCTTTACGCGTGTGCGGACCTGCGCGTGAATGAGGGAGTGCTCAGTTGCGCTAATTACTTCACCATGAACATTCGCAAGCAAGCTCAACAACAAACTGTA
The nucleotide sequence above comes from Rhipicephalus sanguineus isolate Rsan-2018 chromosome 8, BIME_Rsan_1.4, whole genome shotgun sequence. Encoded proteins:
- the LOC119401687 gene encoding ras-related and estrogen-regulated growth inhibitor, which gives rise to MSSNAIRGIRRKKSTLSEVKIAVLGASGVGKSALVVRFLTKRYIGEYDHQTENRYKSEMMVDGEPVLFEILDTCPRSEDELPRDEILQWADGFMLVYSIVDRASFRYLGLLRRHLNNTLPNLQRAVTLSNTGGGPAGAGGGGGAHQPQTQQAPVPAPVCIVANKADLIHLRQVSTEEGEILAKDADDGFVELTASEQVHQVAQAFADLCRDVYAHRRRSKQSLLDRVFFAGAKGIAAKANDPAGGRK